The Erythrolamprus reginae isolate rEryReg1 chromosome 3, rEryReg1.hap1, whole genome shotgun sequence genome contains a region encoding:
- the LRRC30 gene encoding leucine-rich repeat-containing protein 30, whose product MGGKNSKDQGEENAMPLKRSQKLPLWEETLISGKDPKTLLKRGLQYVSLNLIMKGMIRTPNFLWGLPQVQKLNLSHNQLVALPPALGKLNQLVVLNLCGNRIKSLPKEIGLLRNLKVLFANMNCLSEVPLELGHCKNLEILSLSHNYISWLPSSIAELVNLRKLNLSNNWFVYIPMSVFALRNLDFLHLGCNKLENIGDSIQFLSKLQILIADSNNIHALPKSICSISTLELLNVDYNTIQALPYELYLLNRLPKIAWNPLSKGLHIVHNPLSKPLPQIIDGGINSLYKYLKEKNQLA is encoded by the coding sequence ATGGGGGGAAAGAACTCCAAGGATCAAGGAGAAGAAAACGCAATGCCACTAAAGAGAAGTCAGAAGCTACCTCTTTGGGAAGAAACTCTTATCTCTGGAAAAGATCCCAAAACACTGTTAAAGCGCGGGCTGCAGTATGTCAGCCTGAACCTCATCATGAAAGGAATGATAAGGACACCTAACTTTTTATGGGGACTACCACAAGTACAGAAATTGAATCTTTCACACAACCAATTGGTGGCCCTTCCTCCTGCTTTGGGGAAACTTAACCAGCTGGTGGTCCTGAACTTGTGTGGGAACCGCATAAAGTCCCTGCctaaagagattggactgcttaGGAATCTGAAAGTTTTGTTTGCCAATATGAATTGCTTGAGTGAAGTCCCATTGGAGCTTGGACACTGTAAGAACTTGGAAATTTTGAGCCTATCGCACAATTACATCTCTTGGCTCCCTTCTAGCATTGCAGAACTGGTCAATTTAAGGAAGCTGAACCTGAGCAACAATTGGTTTGTTTATATTCCCATGAGTGTGTTTGCTTTGAGAAATTTGGATTTTTTGCACTTAGGCTGCAACAAACTTGAAAACATTGGAGACAGCATCCAGTTTCTAAGCAAATTGCAGATCCTGATTGCTGACTCTAACAACATTCATGCATTGCCAAAGTCTATCTGCTCAATCAGTACTCTCGAATTGCTAAATGTTGATTACAACACTATACAAGCCCTTCCGTATGAACTTTATTTGCTGAATCGATTGCCCAAAATTGCTTGGAATCCTCTGAGTAAGGGGCTCCATATTGTGCACAATCCTTTGTCAAAGCCATTGCCACAAATTATAGATGGAGGAATAAATTCACTGTACAAATACCTTAAGGAAAAAAATCAGCTTGCATAA